The region AACAGATGCAGACTCGAATGAGCGTTCGATGGAGGGTAAACAACTCTGCCAACAGACCTGACGTGAGATACTGTCAGATTGGAACGATCAGGATCGGATACGCCGGGGGGACCTTCGAGCAACTGCGAGCATGCGGACTTTGTGACCAGAACGACCTCAAATTGCAGGGCTTGAGGCGGGGCCGTTTGCCATCCGGATGCATTCATCTTCCGTGAAACCTGTCCGGCCAACGGAATGATTGTCTCTCGCCTGGCCGGCCTTTTTTCAAAATCTTTTTATCGCCGCTCCCGGCAACCGTGCCTGAGAAGAGCGGGTATCGCTGACAGGGCATCTACAGCCCTTCAGAATCTTTCTCTAGTATTGCACTAAATTCCGGGCAATGGCGAGTCTTATGGAAGATACCCGCAAATTGCTGAAAAAACTACAGGATTGACGAGGCGAGCGTGCGGCTGGAGACAGGCGAGGGGCGTCAGCCCTCCCTGCTGCGCATTGATGGCCGGCAGTTCGTTTCCAGAACTTGTGATGGATAGCTATCTGCCGATGCTGTATCCGTAGCCGTGTTCGATCTTCGGCTCCGGTGCAGCAGTGGCTTTCTCCATGCCAATCTGCGGTGTATGCGCACTCTGCTGCGAGACATCGCGTCCAAGTGCTTGCCCCAGCTTGCTACGGTCATTGGTGAAGAGCTGCGCATCCACTGCGCCGCGCGGGATCGATACATAGGCCATGCGGTTGTTGAGTAGGTCTTTGGCGGCAAGCTCGGTATCGACATGCACCGGTCTGCGGTCTGTCCTTGGCTGGAATGGCTGGTTACTGCATAGCCATGATCCAGATGCGGATGCTTGGCCGGATCGATCCAGACAGTCTTCCTATCGTCCATGCGCAGACTCATCCGGTCGTTCTTGATGCGCTCGACTGTCGCCAGTTAACGGTTAGCGACCTTCAATTCACTCGCAGGAGCGGTGAACTGTACGCGGTCTCCCCTGGAAAAGGCACGCTCTTTTTCCCGATAGACAGAGACGCCCAACTGCCGACGCGGGTCGTAGCTTCGCTCAATTCCATCCCTGGTCTCCACGGTCAGGCGGTTACTCTGCCCGTCCACATTGGTCACACGGGAATACTCGCCTTTGCCGATTCCGGTTTCTTTGGAGGCACGGTTGTAGCGGACGACATCACCCACTTCATAGTTCTCCGCCCAGGTGCGAGCCGCGCCGGTCAGCTCCTGCCGTGGCACCAGCGTCCGAACTGTATGTTCTTCGTGACTCACAACACCCCGCACTTGCTGTTCGGCATGGATCACCTGGTTGATTTCCATCCGTGAGCGGTTGTCGGGAGAAACAACCAAGGTGTTTTCAGGGCTCCTGGCTTACTCCTTCGCAATGGCTTCGATCCGCTCTTCCCGGCCTTTGAAGTCATGCACTCGACCCTGTTGCTCCAGTTTCTGAAGCGCTCCACTGACATCGCCTTTGGCAAGCTGCTCCACCACCTGTTTCAGTTCTGGGTCTTCTGGCGCACGATCTGATCGAGCGAAACCGTCTTCATGCCTGCCTGCTGCAACTGCGCGAATGGTCTACCCGCTTCCACGGCCTCATGCTGTCGCTTGTCGCCCACCAGCAACACGCGGCCATTCGGGTGCGGGCGAGTCAGGAACTCGTGCATCTCCTTGGTGGAAGCGAGTGAGGATTCGTCCAACACGTAGAGACGTTTTTCACCTGTATCCGACTTTTCTCCTCGTGCAAGGCGGCTTTCTCGACGAGCATGGCAAGAGCGACACCAAACTCTCCCTTCGCCGGACGCGATTATCGGCGACGTGAGAAAGGTCCGCCAGCAGATTCAGTCCTCCGCCTTCCCCAACCTGCCGCTCTACTTCACCGAGTGGAGCACGAGCTACACGCCGCGCGACTCCGTACACACCTCTTACATCAGTGCGCCTTATATCCTTACCAAGCTCAAGGAATCGCAGGGTTTGGCGCAAGGGATGAGCTACTGGACCTACACCGATCTCTTTGAGGAGCCTGGGCCGCCCACAGCGCCTTTTCAAGGTGGCTTTGGGCTGCTGAACCCCGAAGGCATTCGCAAGCCCGCCTTCTTCGCTTACAAGTACCTCCACGAACTCCAGGGTGAGGCCGTTCCCTGCGATGATCCACACCTGGATTGCCACCGGCCATGGCAATGTAGAGGCTCTAATCCGGGACTTCTCCCAGCCTCACCAGAACATCAGTAACAGGTCTTTCTACACTAAGGTGGTTCCAAACCACCCTGCTGCTCCGCTGACCGTGCAAGTGAAGCATCTCGTTCCCGGTAAGCTATATCGAGTCAAGATACTCAGGACCGGCTTTCAGCCAACGACGCGTACTCCGCTTACCTGGAGATGGGTTCGCCCAAGATCATGAACGCTGCGGCAGTTCGACATCTGAACGCCATCACGCGCGACCGTCCGGAGAAGAACAAGCTTCTATGAGCCAGCACCGAAGGGCGAATCGAACTCAAGCTCCCGATGCGCTCGAATGACCTCGTTCTTGTTACTCTTTCCGCTACATCTCGATCTCCGAGAAGCTACTGAAGAAGCTCCGCATCCAGCGGGGCAAGAACCATGCTTCCCTCAAACCTGCGGCCACTGAGTATGCCGGTTGCGGGATGCGAGAGCGGAATCATCTTCTTCTCACCAGTGGTATTTACGTAGAGCGTTCTACCTTCTACAACGCGAGCGTACACACCCTCCGGAGTAGTCGGTCCAGCCTTCACTCCGGCCAGTGTCTCTGCGTACTTCAGGGCAGGAGCAATCGAGGAGGCGTTTGCCGGGACTGCGACATAGAGTGCCTTCCCGCGGCCAAAGGAGTTGCTTGTAAGGTAGGGTGAGCGTTCGCGAGTATTCGTAAGAGCAAAGATTATTTTTGCTGTCGATGGCTCCAGCACCTCATAGCGACGTACGGAAAGATCGGTCTGCTTGCCGTTGATCTCGACTATCAGCGATGGAACCGAGTCGTAGAATGCATTCGTCTTCAGGCCGAAGACGTCGCTCAGGGCGCCGGGGAGTGGAGTGTCGAACCACAGGCCAGACTCGTTTACCTTGGCGGAGAATGCTGTCATGAGCACCGTCCCACCATTCCGCACGTAGGTTCGCAGGGCGCTTGCGCTGGCCGAGTCCATGACGTAGTCCGCAGGTACAACCACAAGTTTGTACTGCGAAAGATCGGTATGTCCCGGGTTGATGAAGGCAGTGTCCACGTTCGCGCGGAACAGGGGCTCAAACGCACCTTGTACCTGGTCTGTATAGGAGGGTTTGAAGTATTGGAGCGTCGTGTTTGAGGGGCCGTTCGGATGCGAGTCGACGAAGGAGTCGAACGAGTATGCGATCGCTACCTCGGGATGGGTATAGCGAGGAAAGCCAAGGGGTGCAAGCCGCTTGAACTCCGCCGCGATCCTGGCGAACTCATCTACCTTCCACGACGGCGTGTTGTCGTGATCCACCAATCCAAAGAGCGCCTGCTCTTCGCCTCCGCGATGGCTGTTGAAGGTCCACGCGAGGATACCTTGGGTTCCGAGAGCAAGTCCTAAATACGCGTACATCCGGCTTCGACCGGGAGTTCCGTAGAAGCCGCCGCCACCTGCAGTAAACTCGTTGAACCAGATCGGTGTTGGGAGATCGCCCTTCGTAAGCAAGGCTCCCATCGCTCCGCTGACAGGATCGCCAGGATAAAATCCTTCTGCCCCGTAAGAGACATAAGATTTGTAGCTGCTGAGGTAATCGAAGCCGCGACGCGGCGATGTGTCCCAGAGATTTGAGATCGCCGGCAAATCTGGCATGTCGTGCCGCCGTATTGCTTCGAGTTCACTAAGCCGTTCGATCACAACATCAGACCAGAAGCGGTGGAGATCGAGGAAGCGCTCGGACGGTCCCGGGCCCTCGGCGAGCGGTAGATCAACTTCGTCGAAGCTATCCAGATGACGCGACCATCGCTGCGTCGCCCATGCCCGATTCAAAGCGTTCAGGTTCCCATACTTCTCCTTCAACCATTCGATAAAGCGCAACCGATCTGCGGGAGAGTAGGAGAGATAGCCGTTGCCGATCTCATTGTCGTAACCGACGGCGATGATTGCGGGGTTATGCGCATAACGCTTCATCATCGTGTCGGCGAGCAGGTTTACCTCGCGGACATAGTCTGGATCGCTGATGTCATCCATGTACCGCTCGGCTGGCGGCAACCGCGTCCCATTCTGCGCGAT is a window of Edaphobacter sp. 12200R-103 DNA encoding:
- a CDS encoding AAA family ATPase; this translates as MLDESSLASTKEMHEFLTRPHPNGRVLLVGDKRQHEAVEAGRPFAQLQQAGMKTVSLDQIVRQKTQN
- a CDS encoding beta-galactosidase: MSRCCRFQLSALLYASLLTAFGTLTVTPLRSQAVPLSAQTPKPNWPGPGQLFVGTCYQPVDRSPAEIEQDIAIMHRAGFNIVRMGDLSWDAFEPAQGKFTFEWFDRILDQMQKNGIRVILDIPGSPAPIWLHHRYPGVDIIAQNGTRLPPAERYMDDISDPDYVREVNLLADTMMKRYAHNPAIIAVGYDNEIGNGYLSYSPADRLRFIEWLKEKYGNLNALNRAWATQRWSRHLDSFDEVDLPLAEGPGPSERFLDLHRFWSDVVIERLSELEAIRRHDMPDLPAISNLWDTSPRRGFDYLSSYKSYVSYGAEGFYPGDPVSGAMGALLTKGDLPTPIWFNEFTAGGGGFYGTPGRSRMYAYLGLALGTQGILAWTFNSHRGGEEQALFGLVDHDNTPSWKVDEFARIAAEFKRLAPLGFPRYTHPEVAIAYSFDSFVDSHPNGPSNTTLQYFKPSYTDQVQGAFEPLFRANVDTAFINPGHTDLSQYKLVVVPADYVMDSASASALRTYVRNGGTVLMTAFSAKVNESGLWFDTPLPGALSDVFGLKTNAFYDSVPSLIVEINGKQTDLSVRRYEVLEPSTAKIIFALTNTRERSPYLTSNSFGRGKALYVAVPANASSIAPALKYAETLAGVKAGPTTPEGVYARVVEGRTLYVNTTGEKKMIPLSHPATGILSGRRFEGSMVLAPLDAELLQ